The Synechococcus sp. MU1617 genome window below encodes:
- a CDS encoding prepilin-type N-terminal cleavage/methylation domain-containing protein encodes MFRPRSAQGFTLVELMLAALLGCLLCGVVFQLLFAETRQGGALAESLQLKQWQRRTLELVKGDLERASSWQINPDPSADWPCALADRQPKLAITPRDGSDPVVYSLGLAPSAIWRGDVLMRCGPAFDLQGGIRSGSRYQNRVVLDGVDRFELHQPPGLPLLQMQLEQRTRRGGRVRSQGVG; translated from the coding sequence ATGTTTAGGCCCCGCTCCGCTCAAGGCTTCACGCTGGTGGAGTTGATGCTGGCGGCTCTGTTGGGGTGCCTGCTCTGCGGTGTGGTGTTTCAGCTCCTGTTTGCCGAAACGCGCCAAGGCGGCGCGTTGGCCGAGAGCTTGCAGTTGAAGCAATGGCAACGGCGCACGCTGGAGTTGGTGAAAGGCGATCTGGAGCGTGCCTCCAGCTGGCAGATCAACCCCGATCCTTCAGCCGATTGGCCCTGTGCCTTGGCCGATCGGCAACCGAAGCTCGCTATCACGCCACGAGATGGCTCGGATCCTGTGGTGTACAGCCTTGGACTGGCGCCATCGGCGATCTGGCGCGGTGATGTGTTGATGCGCTGCGGGCCGGCCTTTGATCTCCAGGGCGGGATCCGTAGCGGTAGCCGTTATCAAAACCGCGTGGTGTTGGATGGCGTGGATCGCTTTGAGCTCCACCAGCCGCCTGGATTGCCGTTGCTGCAGATGCAGCTGGAACAACGCACCCGCCGTGGAGGCAGGGTCCGCTCCCAGGGGGTGGGTTAG
- the hisF gene encoding imidazole glycerol phosphate synthase subunit HisF, translating to MVALRLIPCLDVARGRVVKGVNFVGLRDAGDPVELACRYSSAGADELVFLDIAASHEGRGTLIDMVRRTAESVTIPFTVGGGISTVEGITELLRAGADKVSLNSSAVRRPELVREGADQFGCQCIVVAIDARRRDAGGWDVYVKGGCENTGLDVVEWAQRVAGLGAGEILLTSMDGDGTQAGYDLALTRAVADAVPIPVIASGGAGCMDHIAEALDLGPEGGHASAALLASLLHDGVLTVEQIKQDLLSRGLTIRP from the coding sequence ATGGTTGCTCTGCGTCTTATCCCTTGCCTGGATGTCGCCCGGGGACGGGTGGTGAAAGGTGTCAATTTCGTTGGCCTGCGCGATGCCGGTGATCCAGTGGAGCTGGCTTGCCGTTACAGCTCTGCAGGGGCGGATGAACTCGTTTTCCTTGATATCGCAGCCAGCCATGAGGGGCGCGGCACCCTGATCGATATGGTGCGTCGAACAGCTGAATCGGTCACGATTCCCTTCACCGTGGGCGGTGGCATCAGCACCGTTGAAGGAATCACCGAGTTGTTGCGGGCCGGTGCCGACAAGGTGAGTCTCAACTCCTCGGCGGTGCGGCGGCCTGAGCTGGTGCGGGAGGGGGCCGATCAGTTCGGCTGCCAGTGCATCGTTGTGGCCATTGATGCCCGTCGGCGCGATGCCGGCGGCTGGGACGTTTATGTGAAGGGAGGCTGCGAGAACACGGGCCTCGATGTTGTGGAGTGGGCCCAGCGGGTGGCTGGCCTTGGGGCTGGAGAGATCCTGCTCACCTCGATGGATGGTGATGGCACCCAGGCTGGATACGACCTTGCTCTGACCCGGGCCGTGGCCGATGCGGTCCCCATACCGGTGATCGCCTCCGGTGGCGCGGGCTGCATGGATCACATCGCTGAGGCATTGGACCTGGGCCCAGAGGGAGGTCATGCCTCCGCAGCCTTGCTGGCCTCGTTGCTGCACGACGGTGTTCTCACCGTGGAACAGATCAAGCAAGATCTGCTCTCCCGTGGCCTGACGATTCGTCCATGA
- a CDS encoding ABC transporter permease: protein MHLPEANLPVTRSLSTRMARWGLVIVGIYLLVALITPFLVSAGILPDANAGLENPIYSGPSWTHWCGTDRLGRDVCVRTMAGSGVALQVVLLAVGLALLVGVPLGMVSGYFGGVVDRLMVLLMDTLYTLPVLLLSVVLAFLLGKGIPNAAAALCVVYVPQYFRVVRNQTAQVKSELFVEAAQSLGAGPLWILRRYLFRNVITSVPVLLTLNAADAVLVLGGLGFLGLGLPETVPEWGGDLNLALAAVPTGVWWTALFPGLAMFVLVLGLSFLGEGIEAWVSGTEARPASD, encoded by the coding sequence ATGCATCTGCCTGAGGCCAACCTGCCCGTGACCCGCAGCCTCTCCACCCGCATGGCCCGCTGGGGCCTGGTGATCGTGGGGATCTACCTGCTGGTGGCTTTGATCACGCCGTTTTTGGTGAGTGCTGGCATCCTTCCGGACGCCAATGCTGGCCTAGAAAACCCGATCTACTCCGGTCCCAGCTGGACCCATTGGTGCGGCACCGATCGGCTCGGCCGGGATGTGTGTGTGCGCACCATGGCTGGCAGTGGAGTGGCGCTTCAGGTGGTACTGCTGGCGGTTGGTTTGGCCCTGCTGGTGGGTGTGCCCCTGGGCATGGTGAGTGGTTATTTCGGCGGCGTTGTCGATCGCCTGATGGTGCTGCTGATGGACACGCTCTACACCCTGCCGGTGCTGTTGCTCTCGGTGGTGTTGGCTTTTCTGCTGGGCAAGGGCATCCCCAATGCCGCCGCAGCCCTTTGCGTGGTGTATGTGCCGCAGTATTTCCGCGTCGTGCGCAACCAAACCGCTCAGGTGAAGAGTGAGCTGTTTGTGGAGGCCGCCCAGAGCCTAGGGGCAGGGCCGCTCTGGATCCTACGGCGCTACCTGTTCCGCAACGTGATCACCTCGGTGCCGGTGCTGCTCACCCTCAATGCCGCCGATGCGGTGTTGGTGCTGGGGGGACTGGGATTTCTTGGCCTGGGCTTGCCGGAGACCGTGCCCGAATGGGGTGGTGATCTCAACTTGGCGCTGGCCGCAGTGCCCACTGGGGTGTGGTGGACGGCGCTCTTCCCTGGCCTGGCGATGTTTGTTTTGGTGCTGGGGCTGTCCTTCCTTGGGGAAGGGATCGAGGCCTGGGTGAGCGGCACAGAAGCCCGGCCCGCGTCAGACTGA
- the chlG gene encoding chlorophyll synthase ChlG — protein MSDARQLLGMKGASGTTNIWKLRLQLMKPVTWIPLIWGVICGAAASGNYEWRLDHVLAAFACMLMSGPLLAGFTQTINDYYDREIDAINEPYRPIPSGAIPLGQVKLQIWVLLLAGLGVSYGLDRWAGHTTPVVFLLALGGSFVSYIYSAPPLKLKQNGWLGNYALGASYIALPWWAGQALFGQLTWGTALLTLAYSLAGLGIAVVNDFKSVEGDRELGLQSLPVVFGIERASWISAGMIDVFQLAMVAVLIGIGQHFAAVLLVLLIVPQITFQDIWLLRDPVAFDVKYQASAQPFLVLGMLVTALAVGHSPLTQVM, from the coding sequence GTGAGCGACGCGCGTCAGCTGCTTGGGATGAAGGGTGCCTCAGGCACCACCAACATCTGGAAGCTGCGGCTGCAGCTGATGAAACCGGTCACCTGGATCCCCTTGATCTGGGGGGTGATCTGTGGAGCCGCAGCCAGCGGTAACTACGAGTGGCGACTTGACCACGTCCTCGCCGCCTTCGCCTGCATGTTGATGAGCGGCCCCTTGCTGGCGGGCTTCACCCAAACCATCAACGACTACTACGACCGCGAGATCGACGCGATCAACGAGCCCTACCGGCCGATCCCGTCGGGAGCGATTCCCCTGGGCCAGGTCAAGCTGCAGATCTGGGTGCTGCTGCTCGCCGGTCTAGGCGTGTCCTACGGACTCGACCGATGGGCGGGCCACACCACTCCTGTGGTTTTTCTGCTGGCGTTGGGCGGCTCATTTGTGAGCTACATCTACTCAGCACCGCCGCTCAAGCTCAAACAGAACGGTTGGCTTGGGAACTACGCCCTCGGTGCCAGTTACATCGCCCTGCCCTGGTGGGCCGGCCAGGCCCTGTTTGGGCAACTGACCTGGGGCACAGCACTGCTCACCCTGGCCTACAGCCTTGCGGGTCTTGGCATCGCTGTCGTCAACGACTTCAAAAGCGTTGAAGGCGACCGTGAACTCGGACTTCAATCTTTGCCGGTGGTGTTCGGCATTGAACGGGCCAGCTGGATCAGCGCCGGAATGATCGATGTATTTCAGCTGGCGATGGTTGCCGTCTTGATCGGGATCGGCCAGCATTTCGCAGCGGTTCTGCTGGTTCTGTTGATCGTTCCCCAGATCACCTTCCAGGACATCTGGTTATTGAGAGACCCCGTTGCCTTCGACGTCAAATATCAGGCCAGTGCGCAACCCTTCCTGGTGCTTGGCATGCTGGTGACCGCTCTGGCCGTGGGCCACAGCCCCTTGACCCAGGTGATGTGA
- a CDS encoding PBP1A family penicillin-binding protein, which yields MNRSRLHWALTAGTAAAVGVGAALGMRALTELVDSTLPDARGISSFNRPGTITLLSTNGKVIQKLGPATREKVKPGAMPPTVAEAFIAAEDRRFYQHDGVDGWGIARAIVTNVRQGAVREGASTITQQLARTVFLSQDRTITRKLKEAALAMKLERQLSKQQILEQYLNYVYLGSGAYGVADAAWIYFSKTPEQLTVPEAAMIAGLPPAPSIYSPLVNPDLAKEQRSIVLDRMAQAGFISASEAERGRNSPLGLKPATPKYFNSSAPYFTTWIAQELPKFLTPEQLEVGGVKVRTSLNLDWQKKAQQVIRTNAPFDTEGAMVSIDPGNGLVRVMVGGKDFSKSQFNRTILALRSPGSTFKLFPYAAAIDRGMKPETKVFDAQRCWNGYCPKNFGNKYYGNISLSNALKNSLNTVAVQLQDIVGFDAVIEIANNFNIGTERPLGKYYPMAIGAYEQTILDMTAAYAGMANRGVFFTPSPFEEIRGPKNELLWSRRMSDNRGKRAVDSDVADTMNWMLQRVVTGGTGIAAKLDDRQVAGKTGTSENTRDLWFIGSIPQLTTGVWFGYDDDRATKSTSGEAAWAWKQFMLQIKDEIPVRNFPDKPKLKRKVRLAVDPKTIAKPPKTKPKQKKEKGNGELDPAQPTVETDLPDLTPMSPPPRQTPYLWRNSSPGNNVDRQGRRWTRD from the coding sequence GTGAACCGTTCCCGCCTGCACTGGGCACTGACTGCGGGCACAGCCGCTGCAGTGGGCGTGGGAGCTGCCCTGGGCATGCGCGCTCTGACGGAACTGGTGGATTCCACGCTTCCTGATGCCAGAGGGATTTCCAGCTTCAATCGGCCGGGAACGATCACCCTGCTTTCCACCAATGGCAAGGTGATCCAGAAGCTTGGGCCGGCGACGCGAGAGAAGGTGAAGCCCGGTGCGATGCCGCCAACGGTGGCTGAGGCTTTCATCGCCGCCGAAGACCGACGTTTCTATCAACACGACGGTGTGGATGGCTGGGGCATTGCCCGGGCCATCGTCACCAATGTCCGCCAAGGCGCGGTTCGGGAAGGGGCAAGCACCATCACCCAGCAGCTGGCTCGTACCGTCTTTTTGAGCCAAGACCGCACGATCACCCGCAAACTCAAGGAAGCGGCTCTGGCCATGAAGCTTGAGCGCCAGCTGAGCAAACAGCAGATCCTCGAGCAATACCTCAACTACGTCTACCTGGGATCGGGCGCCTATGGGGTTGCCGATGCGGCCTGGATCTACTTCTCCAAAACCCCTGAACAGCTCACGGTTCCTGAAGCAGCCATGATCGCTGGGCTGCCGCCGGCGCCATCGATTTATTCACCCCTGGTGAACCCAGATCTGGCCAAGGAGCAGCGCTCGATCGTTCTGGATCGCATGGCCCAGGCCGGATTCATCTCCGCCAGCGAGGCGGAGCGCGGTCGCAACAGCCCCTTGGGGCTGAAGCCCGCAACACCCAAGTACTTCAACAGTTCAGCGCCTTACTTCACCACCTGGATTGCCCAGGAGCTGCCCAAATTCTTGACGCCAGAACAACTGGAGGTGGGCGGGGTCAAGGTGCGCACCAGCCTCAATCTCGACTGGCAAAAGAAAGCTCAGCAGGTGATTCGAACCAATGCCCCCTTCGACACCGAAGGGGCGATGGTTTCGATCGATCCCGGCAACGGACTGGTGCGGGTGATGGTGGGCGGAAAGGATTTCTCCAAGAGTCAGTTCAACCGCACGATCCTGGCGCTGCGCTCACCAGGGTCCACCTTCAAACTGTTTCCCTACGCCGCGGCCATTGATCGGGGCATGAAACCCGAAACCAAAGTGTTTGATGCGCAGCGTTGCTGGAACGGCTACTGCCCAAAAAACTTTGGCAACAAGTACTACGGCAACATCTCCCTCTCCAATGCCCTGAAGAACTCACTCAACACCGTTGCAGTTCAACTGCAAGACATCGTTGGGTTTGATGCGGTGATTGAAATTGCCAACAACTTCAACATCGGCACCGAGCGGCCTCTCGGCAAGTACTACCCCATGGCGATTGGTGCATACGAGCAAACCATCCTCGATATGACCGCCGCCTATGCAGGCATGGCCAATCGCGGAGTGTTCTTCACACCCAGCCCCTTCGAAGAAATTCGTGGACCGAAGAATGAGCTGCTTTGGAGCCGGCGCATGAGCGACAACCGAGGCAAACGGGCAGTTGATAGTGATGTGGCAGACACCATGAACTGGATGCTGCAACGGGTGGTGACCGGCGGTACCGGCATCGCCGCCAAACTCGATGATCGACAGGTGGCCGGCAAAACGGGAACGTCAGAGAACACACGTGATCTCTGGTTCATTGGCTCGATTCCTCAGCTCACAACAGGCGTCTGGTTCGGATACGACGACGACCGAGCCACCAAAAGCACCAGCGGTGAGGCGGCATGGGCGTGGAAGCAATTCATGCTCCAGATCAAGGACGAGATCCCCGTCCGCAACTTCCCCGACAAACCCAAGCTGAAACGCAAAGTGCGTTTGGCTGTCGACCCGAAAACAATTGCCAAGCCACCGAAGACCAAACCAAAGCAGAAGAAGGAGAAAGGCAACGGCGAGCTTGATCCAGCTCAACCAACAGTTGAGACGGACCTGCCCGATCTCACGCCCATGTCACCTCCACCTCGCCAGACGCCCTATCTCTGGAGAAACAGCTCACCAGGCAACAACGTTGATCGCCAAGGACGTCGCTGGACACGGGATTGA
- a CDS encoding 16S rRNA (cytosine(967)-C(5))-methyltransferase, whose translation MLLLSDSAPIGLLPRRLAWDVLQAVAAGAYADVALERLLRERDLNPSDRGLVTELAYGAIRQRRTLDAWLDRLGKVRAAKQPPKLRWLLHVGLYQLLLMERIPDSAAVNTAVELAKASKGLARLAPVVNGVLRAALRAREAGETLQLPNDPAAQLAQAHSLPDWFTQLLIEWRGAEGAEAVARACNRVPDLDLRVNRLRSSPSQVQQDLAAAGISSEPIVGCPNGLRISGHSGDLRQWPGYAEGHWCVQDCSAQWIAPLLKPNPGDRILDACAAPGGKSTHLAELVGDQAEIWAVDRSAGRLKRVATNAARLGLASINALAADAANLLDQRPEWRESFQRILIDAPCSGLGTLARHPDARWRVTPESIRGLLPQQQALLDGLLPLLAPGGSLVYATCTIHPDENQAQIQALLKRHPTLRLEQDSQRWPDQSGGGDGFYSAVLQRV comes from the coding sequence GTGTTGCTCTTGTCTGATTCGGCTCCGATTGGTCTGCTGCCGCGCCGTCTCGCTTGGGATGTGTTGCAGGCGGTTGCGGCTGGGGCCTATGCCGATGTGGCACTGGAGCGGCTGCTGCGGGAGCGGGACCTCAATCCTTCCGATCGGGGGTTGGTGACCGAGTTGGCCTATGGCGCCATCCGCCAACGGCGCACTCTTGATGCCTGGCTGGATCGGTTGGGCAAGGTGCGGGCTGCGAAGCAACCGCCCAAGCTGCGCTGGCTGTTGCATGTGGGTCTCTATCAACTGCTGTTGATGGAGCGGATTCCAGATTCAGCAGCGGTGAACACCGCTGTGGAGTTGGCCAAAGCCAGCAAGGGATTGGCCCGACTGGCCCCTGTGGTGAATGGGGTTCTGCGGGCGGCGCTGCGGGCGCGGGAGGCCGGCGAAACCCTGCAGCTGCCCAACGATCCGGCGGCCCAGCTGGCCCAAGCCCATTCCCTGCCGGATTGGTTCACCCAGTTGTTGATCGAATGGCGCGGGGCGGAGGGGGCCGAGGCGGTAGCGCGCGCCTGCAACCGGGTGCCGGATCTGGATTTGCGGGTGAATCGGTTGCGATCGAGCCCTTCGCAGGTGCAGCAGGATCTGGCCGCGGCTGGCATCAGCAGTGAGCCCATCGTTGGTTGTCCTAACGGCCTGCGCATCTCTGGGCACAGCGGTGATCTGCGCCAATGGCCTGGCTACGCCGAGGGCCATTGGTGTGTGCAGGATTGTTCGGCGCAATGGATTGCGCCTCTGCTCAAGCCCAATCCGGGGGATCGCATCCTGGATGCCTGCGCGGCGCCGGGGGGGAAATCCACCCATTTGGCGGAGTTGGTGGGGGATCAGGCGGAGATCTGGGCTGTGGACCGTTCGGCTGGACGGCTCAAGCGCGTTGCGACGAATGCTGCCCGGCTGGGCCTTGCCTCCATCAATGCCCTGGCAGCGGATGCCGCCAATCTCTTGGATCAGCGTCCCGAATGGCGTGAATCGTTCCAGAGGATCCTGATTGATGCCCCCTGTTCGGGGCTTGGAACTCTGGCCCGTCACCCCGATGCCCGTTGGCGGGTGACACCCGAATCCATCCGTGGTCTTTTGCCCCAACAACAGGCTCTTCTGGACGGACTTCTGCCGTTGTTGGCTCCTGGAGGTTCTTTGGTGTATGCCACCTGCACCATTCATCCCGATGAAAATCAGGCACAGATCCAGGCTCTGTTGAAGCGTCACCCAACGCTGCGTTTGGAGCAGGACAGCCAGCGCTGGCCGGATCAATCAGGCGGGGGGGATGGGTTCTATTCGGCTGTGCTTCAGCGGGTCTAA
- a CDS encoding methylated-DNA--[protein]-cysteine S-methyltransferase: MPPKDPSVEPYVSGGTFDQRVWSEVERIPHGRLATYGQIADLIGAFGCARQVGWALRRLKLPSTVPWHRVVNAQGRISMSLSREGSDWIQRDLLLAEGIPVDAEGRLPLRQFLWHPDAHAGD; encoded by the coding sequence ATCCCGCCAAAGGATCCCTCCGTTGAACCGTACGTCTCCGGCGGCACGTTTGATCAGCGTGTCTGGAGTGAGGTGGAACGCATCCCCCATGGTCGGTTGGCGACCTACGGCCAGATCGCCGATTTGATCGGTGCCTTTGGTTGTGCGCGTCAGGTGGGTTGGGCGCTGCGGCGTCTCAAGCTCCCCTCCACTGTTCCCTGGCACCGCGTGGTGAATGCTCAGGGGCGAATTTCGATGAGCCTGAGCCGTGAGGGCAGTGACTGGATCCAACGCGACCTGCTGCTGGCTGAGGGCATTCCTGTCGATGCGGAAGGTCGCTTGCCGCTGCGTCAGTTTCTCTGGCACCCAGACGCTCATGCTGGGGATTGA
- a CDS encoding Tfp pilus assembly protein FimT/FimU, with amino-acid sequence MPSDQRRGEGPNGFSLVECLVVVALLGILVTLAIPSSSAVRRRLELDSGLRRLRVGLDRGRMAAERDRQPCALMLSATGWIAPHGGDLPACRWGVTALAETGAGDLELRSNLPDAVRFSTNGFVLDGGLVVLFHLSHGQALCLVIGLPLGISRSGVYRGDPGGSLSSSLCLPSDV; translated from the coding sequence ATGCCGAGTGATCAGAGGCGCGGAGAAGGGCCCAATGGCTTCAGCCTCGTGGAGTGCCTGGTGGTGGTGGCGCTGTTGGGGATCCTGGTGACCTTGGCGATTCCCAGCTCCAGTGCTGTACGACGGCGCTTGGAACTGGACAGTGGTCTGCGCCGGCTGCGGGTGGGGCTCGACAGGGGCCGGATGGCCGCCGAACGGGACCGCCAGCCCTGTGCTCTGATGCTCAGCGCGACTGGTTGGATCGCCCCGCATGGGGGCGATCTGCCGGCCTGCCGTTGGGGTGTGACCGCCTTGGCGGAGACCGGTGCAGGTGATTTGGAGCTGCGCAGCAACCTGCCGGATGCCGTTCGCTTCAGCACCAATGGCTTCGTGCTCGATGGCGGCCTGGTGGTGTTGTTTCACCTCAGCCATGGCCAGGCCTTGTGCCTGGTGATTGGCCTTCCCCTGGGCATTAGCCGCTCTGGTGTTTACCGGGGCGATCCAGGCGGCTCCCTGAGCAGTTCCCTCTGCCTCCCTAGTGATGTTTAG
- a CDS encoding DUF2862 domain-containing protein — protein MSQADAISIGSKVRVTRVRDRIPQAMVDLLKKDANGTVKDFRTVDGKGIGVVVELSDGSTSWFFEDEIAAA, from the coding sequence ATGTCCCAGGCTGACGCCATCTCGATCGGCTCCAAGGTTCGCGTGACCCGCGTGCGGGATCGCATTCCTCAGGCCATGGTCGACCTTCTGAAGAAGGATGCCAACGGCACGGTGAAGGATTTCCGCACCGTCGACGGCAAAGGAATCGGTGTGGTTGTTGAGCTCAGCGATGGCTCCACCAGCTGGTTCTTCGAAGACGAAATCGCCGCCGCCTGA
- the trmH gene encoding tRNA (guanosine(18)-2'-O)-methyltransferase TrmH, translating into MPLLPRRFERLKSVLNHRMADLTVLLEHVEKPHNLSAILRSCDAVGALEAHAVSFDGRPRTFNSTAQGSQKWVPLHDHPDTETAIRQLKAKGFRLYGTHLGVNAKDYRECDFTGPTAFVLGAEKWGLTDQARDLMDEALFIPMRGMVQSLNVSVATATLLFEALRQRQVAGLAPTQGEGLKPEQYQQLLFEWSYPEVARWCRDQQRPYPALSEEGELMEELPRTVKLRC; encoded by the coding sequence ATGCCCCTGCTGCCGCGACGGTTTGAGCGGCTGAAATCCGTGCTGAACCACCGCATGGCGGATCTCACGGTGTTGCTCGAACACGTGGAGAAACCGCACAACCTCTCCGCCATCCTGCGCAGCTGTGATGCCGTCGGAGCGCTGGAAGCCCACGCGGTGAGTTTCGACGGGCGGCCACGCACCTTCAACAGCACGGCCCAGGGCAGCCAGAAATGGGTACCTCTGCACGATCATCCCGATACCGAAACAGCCATCCGGCAACTCAAAGCGAAAGGGTTCCGCCTCTACGGAACCCATCTCGGAGTGAATGCCAAGGACTACCGGGAGTGCGACTTCACCGGACCCACCGCCTTCGTGCTTGGGGCCGAGAAATGGGGGCTGACCGATCAGGCGCGAGATCTGATGGATGAAGCGCTGTTCATCCCCATGCGCGGCATGGTGCAGTCCCTGAACGTGTCGGTCGCCACGGCAACCCTGCTGTTTGAGGCGCTGCGCCAACGCCAGGTCGCCGGACTGGCCCCAACTCAGGGAGAAGGCCTGAAGCCAGAGCAATACCAGCAGTTGCTGTTTGAGTGGTCCTACCCCGAGGTGGCCCGCTGGTGTCGGGATCAGCAACGGCCATACCCCGCCTTAAGCGAGGAGGGAGAGCTGATGGAGGAGTTGCCGCGAACTGTGAAGCTGCGCTGCTGA
- a CDS encoding sensor histidine kinase KdpD: MASHYRWRQQLLGSLQGQLQLATYLVVFLGFTGASSVGLLIGQRNLLANDQQLARQSIALCEDAITDLQDDPTRLEQELLFHSSPNTSLWIEDKNGDLVRPRIHQALPDAAIQTAMATNPGREPGLQRTFDIGNERLLTELVKQFPDGSRLWMAQRASSNLQALNNYLVLMIMVWGSCLAITLLSVSWVVRRVVQPLDQLNAASSQLTADTLATAKLQLGEGPIEVMQLSRTYNALLERLAQSWSQQRQFVSAVSHELRTPLTIVQGYLHRTIKRGDNLSPNQVKGLQTAEEESIRMRRLLDDLLDLSRGDSGRLAIAKEPVRLAEQLEQVADLARNTLSRPLLLELPEDPMARDAVAQADPARLRQVLLDLIENAAKYSPKDAAIRLVLRQRDGASLIDVIDQGIGIPETELYQVFERFQRGSNAPLKTGSGLGLSVVKLLVEGMGGSIEVRSSLGEGSCFTVVLPS, encoded by the coding sequence ATGGCGTCTCACTACCGCTGGCGACAACAGCTGCTTGGCAGCCTGCAAGGCCAGCTGCAGCTGGCTACCTATCTCGTGGTCTTTCTGGGCTTCACCGGTGCGTCCTCGGTGGGCCTGTTGATCGGTCAGCGCAACCTGTTGGCCAACGACCAGCAGTTGGCCCGCCAAAGCATCGCGCTGTGCGAAGACGCCATCACCGATCTGCAGGACGATCCAACCCGTCTTGAACAGGAATTGCTGTTCCACTCCAGCCCCAACACCAGCCTCTGGATCGAAGACAAAAACGGCGATTTGGTGCGGCCCCGCATCCACCAGGCCCTGCCGGACGCCGCGATCCAAACCGCCATGGCCACCAACCCCGGCCGTGAGCCGGGGCTGCAGCGCACCTTCGACATCGGCAATGAACGACTGCTGACAGAGCTGGTCAAGCAATTCCCCGACGGCTCACGCCTGTGGATGGCCCAACGGGCCAGCTCCAACCTTCAGGCCCTGAACAACTATCTGGTGTTGATGATCATGGTGTGGGGAAGCTGCCTGGCCATCACCCTGCTGAGCGTGAGCTGGGTGGTGCGGCGCGTGGTACAGCCCTTGGATCAGCTCAATGCCGCCAGCTCCCAACTGACGGCAGACACCCTGGCCACCGCCAAACTCCAGCTGGGCGAAGGCCCAATCGAAGTGATGCAGCTGAGCCGCACCTACAACGCCCTGCTGGAACGGCTGGCCCAGTCGTGGAGCCAGCAACGCCAGTTCGTGAGCGCCGTGAGCCACGAACTGCGCACCCCTCTCACCATCGTTCAGGGCTATCTGCACCGCACAATCAAACGGGGCGACAACCTCAGCCCCAATCAAGTGAAGGGGCTGCAGACCGCCGAGGAGGAAAGCATCCGCATGCGCCGGCTGCTGGACGATCTGCTGGATCTCTCCCGCGGCGACTCCGGCCGGTTGGCTATCGCCAAGGAGCCGGTACGCCTCGCCGAGCAACTGGAACAGGTGGCGGATCTGGCCCGCAACACCTTGAGCCGCCCGCTGCTGCTGGAGCTGCCTGAGGATCCAATGGCCCGTGATGCAGTGGCCCAGGCCGATCCGGCCCGCCTACGGCAGGTGTTGCTGGATCTGATTGAAAACGCCGCAAAGTATTCCCCTAAGGACGCGGCTATCCGCCTGGTGCTGCGTCAGCGCGACGGTGCCTCGTTGATCGATGTGATCGACCAAGGCATCGGCATTCCTGAGACAGAGCTCTACCAGGTGTTTGAGCGTTTTCAGCGCGGCAGCAACGCCCCCCTAAAAACTGGCTCAGGCTTAGGACTTTCCGTTGTGAAGCTGCTGGTGGAAGGCATGGGCGGCAGCATTGAAGTGCGCAGCAGCCTCGGCGAAGGCAGCTGCTTCACCGTGGTGTTGCCGTCATGA